In Pengzhenrongella sicca, a single genomic region encodes these proteins:
- a CDS encoding DUF2075 domain-containing protein, which translates to MTRFRVERVGFSRDAVDAWAAADPWRTNWPVVYVIDDGRHGNDRECLTKVYVGESLNARGRMRQHLDSGAKAGLSTVRVVLDETFNKSVCLDLESYLIKLFAGDGTYSVLNVNGGITDADYYHRDLYRESFDALFEELRRDGLFSRSITEIENSDLFKLSPFKALTPDQAIAIEDILEGLFVDVEFGTGSATVIQGSPGTGKTVVGIYLMKLLVDIRTASADDVHDSDWLFSDFYTDGNRVLLSHFRIGLVVPQQSLRASIKKVFHQTPGLSESMVLSPFEVGSDPLPFDLLIVDETHRLNQRANQSSGPQNTRFREINEQLFGDDDSSWTQLDWITSRSTHQICLVDSGQSVRPADLPIEQLENLTATARARRRYYPLTTQMRVRAGEDYVDYVQQILHPDALVPEPAARLFADYELLLFDDLEGMRQRIVGLDDSHGLARLVAGYAWVWKSKKDPGVFDIELDGCRLRWNSTDTDWINSPGSISEVGSIHTVQGYDLNFAGVIIGPELRYDPVGRRLFIDRTLYRDRKGKENNRVLGKKYTDDDLLRYVVNIYSVLLTRGMLGTFVYACDPDLNAYLRRYIKTVDMKPANRSSPA; encoded by the coding sequence ATGACGCGCTTTAGGGTCGAGCGGGTCGGTTTTTCGCGGGACGCCGTCGATGCGTGGGCGGCCGCCGACCCGTGGCGCACGAACTGGCCGGTCGTCTACGTCATCGACGACGGACGACACGGGAACGACCGTGAGTGCCTCACCAAGGTCTACGTCGGAGAGTCGCTGAATGCACGGGGCCGGATGCGTCAACACCTCGACTCGGGTGCCAAGGCGGGTCTCAGCACTGTCCGTGTCGTGCTTGACGAGACCTTCAACAAGTCGGTCTGTCTCGACCTCGAGTCGTACCTGATCAAGCTCTTTGCCGGCGACGGCACCTACTCGGTCCTCAACGTAAACGGTGGGATCACGGACGCGGACTACTACCACCGCGACCTGTACCGCGAATCGTTCGACGCGTTGTTCGAGGAGCTGCGCCGCGACGGGTTGTTCAGCCGGAGCATCACGGAGATCGAGAACAGTGATCTATTCAAGCTGTCCCCATTCAAGGCTCTCACCCCGGACCAGGCGATCGCGATCGAGGACATCCTCGAGGGGCTGTTCGTAGACGTCGAATTCGGTACCGGCAGCGCGACTGTGATCCAGGGAAGCCCAGGGACCGGCAAGACTGTGGTCGGGATCTACCTCATGAAGCTGCTCGTGGACATCAGGACCGCCTCCGCCGACGACGTCCACGACAGCGACTGGTTGTTCTCGGACTTCTACACCGACGGCAACCGGGTACTCCTGAGCCACTTCCGCATCGGGCTCGTGGTGCCGCAGCAGTCCCTTCGAGCATCGATCAAGAAGGTCTTCCATCAGACGCCGGGTTTGAGCGAGAGCATGGTCCTCTCACCGTTCGAGGTCGGCTCCGACCCTCTGCCTTTCGATCTGCTCATCGTCGACGAGACGCACCGCCTCAACCAACGTGCCAACCAGTCCTCCGGCCCGCAGAACACTCGCTTTCGGGAGATCAACGAGCAACTGTTCGGCGATGACGACTCGAGTTGGACTCAACTTGACTGGATCACTAGCCGTAGCACGCATCAGATCTGCCTCGTCGACTCCGGCCAGAGCGTTCGGCCGGCCGACCTGCCGATTGAGCAGCTCGAGAACCTCACGGCGACTGCTCGGGCCCGCAGGCGCTACTACCCACTCACCACGCAGATGCGAGTTCGCGCAGGGGAGGACTACGTGGACTACGTCCAACAGATCCTTCATCCCGACGCGCTCGTCCCTGAACCGGCAGCACGACTGTTCGCGGACTACGAGTTGCTCCTGTTCGACGATCTCGAAGGAATGCGCCAGAGAATCGTTGGCCTTGACGACAGTCACGGGCTGGCGCGCCTCGTCGCCGGGTACGCATGGGTCTGGAAGAGCAAGAAGGACCCCGGCGTATTTGATATCGAGCTCGACGGCTGCCGCCTGCGCTGGAACAGCACCGACACGGATTGGATCAACAGCCCGGGATCGATCAGCGAGGTCGGGTCCATTCACACCGTCCAGGGGTACGACCTCAACTTTGCCGGCGTGATCATCGGTCCCGAGCTGCGCTATGACCCCGTCGGCCGACGACTATTCATCGATCGAACGTTGTACCGCGACAGGAAGGGCAAGGAGAACAACCGGGTGCTGGGCAAGAAGTACACGGACGACGACCTCCTGCGGTACGTGGTGAACATCTACAGCGTGCTGCTCACCCGAGGCATGCTCGGGACGTTCGTCTACGCCTGCGACCCGGATCTCAATGCGTACCTACGTCGCTACATAAAGACAGTCGACATGAAACCGGCGAACCGGTCGAGTCCTGCCTAG
- a CDS encoding protein NO VEIN domain-containing protein, whose translation MISGTKVYRPLKKKMAAEIADLRGLPDPKVSGGSSVESRFLDAVYASIVGTPSGGADAYRKTEALLERLALPYDPYWDTSEAALTGGSTVTNRAYSRIRAALSATPRCFMLNVTDAPVGARWEQNHQELYRYDTTVTGRRSLNDGGPGSRIVYYATSKSRRDAKHFIARATVSYIDPGWTGPWVAQLEEYTPFPAPVPVDELELVGWNRQHAITEITYDTYRALVRAGGLPFETAGSSSAVPGLEETEVADLGLGGGRVAERVLHDFPIRDDDVPSLEIPDPLPTGVHGGGLVLVPRYIETATGLVSDDPNALPARPRDRKRDKIAEQRAVELATKALVKDGWVLHSDRQKDGVGYDLEFKRADAQLNVEIKGIVGRRLAFNITPKELWRAQTDPRWVLIAVTDVLTPRSFSLHVVTRDRVAAADRAVTGYRIRL comes from the coding sequence TTGATCAGCGGCACAAAGGTCTACCGCCCTCTGAAGAAGAAGATGGCAGCAGAGATCGCCGACCTTCGCGGGTTGCCCGATCCGAAGGTCTCTGGTGGCAGCTCCGTCGAAAGCCGGTTCCTCGACGCCGTGTACGCGTCTATCGTCGGGACGCCATCGGGCGGGGCGGACGCCTATCGGAAGACCGAAGCGCTCCTCGAGCGGCTGGCCCTACCTTATGACCCCTACTGGGACACCAGCGAGGCGGCCCTCACCGGTGGCAGCACGGTCACTAACCGCGCCTACTCAAGGATCCGAGCCGCACTGAGTGCGACGCCTCGTTGCTTCATGCTCAACGTCACGGATGCTCCCGTCGGCGCTCGTTGGGAGCAGAATCACCAAGAGCTCTACCGCTACGACACGACTGTCACCGGTCGCAGGTCGCTCAACGACGGCGGGCCTGGTAGCCGGATTGTTTATTACGCGACCAGCAAATCGCGCCGCGACGCAAAGCATTTCATCGCGCGCGCGACGGTTTCCTACATTGACCCCGGCTGGACGGGCCCCTGGGTCGCCCAGCTTGAGGAATACACACCGTTCCCAGCGCCGGTCCCGGTCGATGAGCTCGAACTGGTCGGCTGGAACCGGCAGCATGCCATCACGGAAATCACATACGACACCTACCGGGCCTTGGTGCGCGCTGGCGGTTTGCCGTTCGAGACTGCAGGAAGCAGCAGTGCCGTGCCCGGGCTAGAAGAGACCGAGGTAGCGGACCTGGGTCTGGGGGGTGGACGGGTCGCCGAACGCGTCCTGCACGACTTCCCAATCAGGGACGACGACGTGCCGTCGCTCGAGATCCCCGACCCGCTGCCCACGGGGGTGCACGGCGGTGGACTCGTCCTCGTCCCGCGGTACATCGAGACCGCCACGGGACTCGTCTCCGATGACCCCAACGCGCTGCCTGCCCGACCCAGAGACCGCAAGCGCGACAAGATCGCCGAGCAGCGGGCCGTCGAGTTAGCCACGAAGGCGCTCGTGAAGGATGGGTGGGTGCTGCACTCAGATCGCCAGAAGGACGGAGTCGGCTACGACCTGGAGTTCAAGCGTGCCGACGCCCAGCTCAACGTCGAGATCAAGGGCATCGTCGGACGACGGCTCGCGTTCAATATCACTCCTAAGGAGCTCTGGCGCGCACAGACCGACCCCAGGTGGGTGCTCATCGCCGTCACGGACGTCCTCACTCCGAGGAGCTTCAGTTTGCACGTGGTGACGCGAGATCGAGTGGCAGCCGCCGACCGCGCCGTCACCGGGTACCGGATCCGGCTCTGA
- the dcm gene encoding DNA (cytosine-5-)-methyltransferase encodes MSQSAPFRYADLFAGIGGFAAALNGFGGEHAYSVEIDSPAARVYALNWGHDPLGDITQDATDTVMNVGQHDILAGGFPCQPFSKSGAQKGMDEIRGTLFFNIMEAIQARRPTVVVLENVRNLVGPRHTHEWAVIIERLRAEGYQVSETPAIFSPHQIDPSFGGSPQVRDRVLITATRVPDGHVADPIVDPVTLLPEVRMHREWDLAEDLPLEDAQDVPGTALSNDEITWVEHWDKWVQVMLALRAADADAAGEPARRLPGFPIWANVWVISPKERNDLMHPGGVRVPAWKAVFLEKNWYLYDRLRQADPRWLATWLAKTRTFPESRQKLEWQAQDETSMWNCVISLRPSGLRVKRMTHLPALVAITQTPILGPRRRRLSPREAARLQGMPDEYDFGAQRDALTYKQLGNGVNVGVVWNVLKAHVERDRELLLATAKGRSIYTAISSAPAHPTERVRRALRQSLDFVPTH; translated from the coding sequence ATGAGCCAGTCAGCCCCGTTCCGCTACGCGGACCTGTTCGCGGGCATAGGCGGCTTTGCGGCGGCTCTGAACGGGTTCGGCGGCGAGCACGCCTACTCGGTGGAGATCGACAGTCCGGCAGCCAGGGTGTATGCCCTTAACTGGGGCCACGACCCGCTGGGCGACATCACCCAGGACGCGACCGACACAGTGATGAACGTCGGGCAGCACGACATCCTCGCCGGCGGATTCCCGTGCCAACCGTTCTCCAAGAGCGGCGCCCAAAAGGGCATGGACGAGATCCGCGGCACCCTCTTCTTCAACATCATGGAAGCCATCCAGGCGCGCCGGCCGACCGTGGTCGTCCTTGAGAACGTTCGCAACCTCGTCGGGCCGCGGCACACCCACGAGTGGGCCGTCATCATCGAGCGGCTGCGGGCCGAGGGCTACCAGGTCTCCGAGACCCCTGCCATCTTCTCTCCGCACCAGATCGACCCCAGCTTCGGGGGGTCTCCTCAGGTCCGGGACCGGGTCCTCATTACCGCCACCCGCGTCCCCGACGGCCACGTCGCCGACCCGATCGTTGATCCGGTCACGCTGCTTCCGGAGGTCCGGATGCACCGTGAGTGGGACCTCGCCGAAGATCTCCCGCTCGAGGACGCACAAGACGTCCCCGGCACCGCGCTGAGCAACGATGAGATCACCTGGGTCGAGCACTGGGACAAGTGGGTCCAGGTCATGCTCGCCCTGCGCGCGGCCGACGCGGACGCCGCCGGGGAACCCGCGCGAAGGCTCCCCGGGTTCCCGATCTGGGCCAACGTCTGGGTGATCTCGCCCAAAGAACGCAACGACCTGATGCACCCGGGCGGAGTGCGGGTACCGGCCTGGAAAGCCGTCTTCCTGGAGAAGAATTGGTATCTCTACGATCGCCTTCGCCAAGCCGACCCTCGATGGCTGGCGACCTGGCTGGCCAAGACGCGTACCTTCCCCGAGAGCCGCCAGAAGTTGGAGTGGCAGGCCCAGGATGAGACGTCGATGTGGAACTGCGTGATATCGCTTCGACCCTCGGGGCTGCGAGTCAAACGGATGACGCACCTGCCAGCGCTAGTCGCAATCACCCAAACCCCCATACTCGGGCCTCGACGCAGGCGCCTGTCCCCGCGAGAGGCAGCGCGTCTGCAGGGCATGCCCGACGAGTACGACTTCGGGGCCCAGCGCGACGCGCTGACGTACAAGCAGCTTGGCAACGGGGTAAACGTTGGCGTCGTGTGGAACGTGCTGAAAGCTCACGTTGAACGAGACCGTGAGCTGCTTCTCGCCACCGCGAAGGGCCGGTCGATCTACACGGCGATCTCGAGCGCACCGGCCCACCCGACCGAGCGGGTACGGCGAGCCCTACGCCAGAGCCTCGACTTCGTACCAACGCACTGA
- a CDS encoding very short patch repair endonuclease, producing the protein MSTLRRRDNDRELALRSALHKVGLRFRVAYPVPGLPRRSIDVAFTRFKVAVFLDGCFWHGCPEHGTNPRSNGAWWATKFAANGARDLDTNAHLEGAGWQVVRIWEHVPLDEAVSAIRVALAGHVVAPRGGREE; encoded by the coding sequence ATGTCGACGCTGAGGCGTCGCGACAACGATCGTGAGCTCGCGCTACGGAGCGCGCTGCACAAAGTTGGCCTGCGCTTTCGCGTCGCCTACCCCGTACCGGGTCTTCCGCGACGGTCCATCGACGTAGCGTTCACGCGCTTCAAGGTCGCAGTGTTCCTCGACGGCTGTTTTTGGCACGGCTGTCCCGAGCACGGCACGAATCCGAGGTCCAATGGCGCCTGGTGGGCGACCAAGTTCGCGGCCAACGGCGCGCGCGACCTCGACACCAACGCGCACCTAGAAGGGGCGGGATGGCAGGTCGTGCGGATCTGGGAGCACGTGCCGCTAGATGAAGCTGTCTCGGCGATCCGGGTCGCCCTTGCCGGTCATGTCGTTGCGCCGCGCGGTGGGCGCGAGGAGTGA
- a CDS encoding AAA domain-containing protein, whose amino-acid sequence MEYHRRAVARASVSEPIAISRRSAWRILDLESEALVTGLKDHLTVTGAITDMFAELPDGESVYYGWPVIALADRTGSPHLAPVVMTELQAPGIGDEMVVARDDEPYANPGLFCELYFPADTLSAVDDALTAPLPFGDAAALTERVHAVLIAAGLDAGSVDPRMLARRGELRPGVHNLAMVFRGPSNGATRALSEELRELLNRNDWQHTAAAALVAGLGAQQIAVDGATNPAAGADLVSGLPPLSVRALRLNDSQEQALAAASIAAVTVVTGPPGTGKSQLVAGIVANQWLAGRTVLVASTNNNAVQVAVERCRSIDPALLIRTGNAEHRELLPAIITTLMDRGRAPGMSRQIIRRQLDAAANDRSQIFASFTARAAAEQELAQTLRDLEGLRAVVWGSPTAEPTRSERRQLHALIRKHAASRWLAERRGRKIVELAHPSSDAVTLQDVLAWAALDARGAELTTYLTALGAADPDVDRAALAGAEHRWSEAGHQALTDTIQGSLTAGRPVLHQLSTTRRQYRAARTAAIRASLQYLPAWACTTLPVRESFPLTAGLFDLLVIDEASQCAIAHILPLAYRARRIVVVGDPNQLNPIVNLKRAHLETIAAACGTTETAMHLAGLSAGTDSAYTAFAARVGGSPHLLDEHYRCHPQIAQFINNQFYGGALRVLTDVSTFNQSPRGLAFVNVPGRCEQAKPSGAYNQAEVDAITDWVLEYHTAASGTLGIVTPFSAQVDLLGRQLRSALGPEKLAAARITIGTAHAFQGGECDVVLFSLVLADGVNAGTAKWVENQRNLINVAVSRAKRALIAFGNQDALALLPVPTLHALVAAAAKPGPSETVGRGADIAEVGDLHSEAERRLYSAMVRRNLPVQLKPIIEGYELDFAIQTPTGLVDIEVDGDHHSDERGRQRRQDLARDAVLNAINIRVIRVPAWSALSEPDSAARKIAGLLTP is encoded by the coding sequence GTGGAATATCACCGGCGAGCGGTTGCTCGGGCGAGCGTCAGCGAGCCGATCGCAATCAGCAGGCGCAGCGCGTGGCGGATCCTCGATCTTGAGTCCGAGGCGCTCGTGACTGGTCTCAAGGACCACCTCACAGTGACTGGCGCGATCACGGACATGTTTGCCGAGCTCCCGGACGGTGAGTCCGTCTACTACGGGTGGCCTGTCATCGCACTCGCGGACCGGACGGGCAGCCCCCATCTGGCGCCGGTCGTAATGACTGAACTGCAGGCGCCCGGCATCGGAGATGAGATGGTCGTGGCTCGCGACGACGAGCCATACGCCAACCCCGGGCTGTTCTGCGAGTTGTACTTCCCCGCCGACACTCTCAGTGCCGTCGACGACGCCCTAACCGCTCCCCTGCCCTTCGGTGACGCCGCCGCGTTGACCGAACGTGTCCACGCGGTCCTGATAGCTGCTGGCCTGGATGCCGGATCAGTCGACCCGCGCATGCTGGCGCGGCGCGGCGAACTCCGACCCGGGGTGCACAACCTGGCCATGGTGTTCCGAGGCCCATCAAACGGGGCGACCCGTGCCCTGTCAGAGGAACTACGCGAACTGCTCAACCGCAACGACTGGCAGCACACCGCAGCGGCAGCTCTGGTCGCGGGCCTCGGTGCCCAGCAAATCGCCGTCGACGGCGCCACGAATCCGGCCGCGGGGGCCGATCTGGTGAGCGGGCTACCACCCCTGAGCGTCCGCGCACTGCGGTTGAACGACTCCCAAGAGCAAGCGCTCGCGGCCGCCTCCATCGCTGCCGTGACCGTGGTAACGGGCCCACCCGGCACCGGCAAGAGTCAACTTGTCGCGGGAATCGTCGCGAACCAGTGGCTCGCGGGACGCACCGTGCTCGTCGCATCGACGAACAACAACGCCGTCCAGGTCGCCGTCGAACGGTGCAGATCCATCGATCCGGCGCTGCTCATTCGCACCGGAAACGCCGAGCATCGCGAGCTGCTGCCTGCGATCATCACCACGCTGATGGACCGCGGCCGAGCGCCCGGGATGTCCCGCCAGATCATTCGCCGGCAGCTCGACGCCGCAGCTAACGACCGCAGCCAAATCTTCGCGTCGTTCACGGCCCGAGCCGCAGCTGAGCAAGAACTCGCGCAGACGCTCCGCGACCTCGAAGGTCTTCGAGCTGTGGTTTGGGGCTCGCCGACAGCCGAACCGACCCGATCCGAACGCCGCCAGCTCCATGCCCTCATTCGCAAGCACGCCGCCTCGCGGTGGCTCGCTGAACGTCGCGGACGCAAGATCGTCGAGCTTGCGCACCCGTCGTCCGACGCAGTCACCCTTCAAGACGTCCTCGCATGGGCTGCCCTCGATGCCCGCGGCGCCGAGCTGACGACCTACCTGACCGCGCTCGGAGCGGCAGACCCCGACGTCGATCGTGCCGCGCTGGCGGGCGCCGAGCATCGGTGGTCCGAGGCAGGCCACCAGGCGCTCACCGATACGATCCAAGGCTCCCTGACGGCAGGCCGGCCGGTGCTTCACCAGTTGTCCACCACGCGACGCCAGTACCGGGCAGCACGCACCGCAGCGATCCGCGCGAGCCTCCAGTACCTACCCGCGTGGGCGTGCACGACGCTGCCCGTGCGAGAGAGCTTCCCGCTGACAGCCGGGCTGTTCGACCTGCTCGTGATCGACGAGGCAAGCCAGTGCGCGATCGCCCACATCCTGCCGCTGGCCTACCGAGCGCGCCGAATCGTCGTCGTCGGCGACCCAAACCAGCTCAACCCGATCGTGAACCTCAAACGCGCCCACCTCGAGACGATCGCCGCCGCGTGCGGCACCACCGAGACCGCGATGCACCTCGCTGGGCTATCCGCGGGCACCGATTCCGCGTACACCGCGTTCGCCGCGCGGGTCGGCGGCAGCCCCCACCTACTCGACGAGCATTACCGTTGCCACCCGCAGATTGCCCAGTTCATCAACAACCAGTTCTACGGCGGCGCGCTGCGCGTCCTCACTGACGTGTCCACGTTCAATCAGAGCCCGCGCGGGCTCGCTTTCGTGAACGTCCCCGGCCGGTGCGAGCAGGCGAAGCCTAGCGGCGCCTACAACCAAGCCGAGGTCGACGCGATCACCGACTGGGTGCTTGAATACCACACCGCGGCCAGCGGCACTCTCGGCATCGTCACCCCGTTCAGCGCTCAGGTCGACCTCCTCGGCCGACAGTTGCGTTCCGCCCTAGGACCCGAGAAGCTCGCCGCCGCCAGGATCACAATCGGCACCGCGCACGCGTTCCAGGGCGGCGAATGCGATGTCGTCCTGTTCTCCCTCGTCCTCGCCGACGGCGTCAACGCCGGCACCGCGAAGTGGGTCGAGAACCAACGCAACCTCATCAACGTCGCCGTCTCACGCGCCAAACGCGCGCTCATCGCCTTTGGCAACCAGGATGCACTCGCACTCCTGCCCGTGCCGACGTTGCACGCCCTCGTAGCCGCTGCAGCGAAGCCGGGGCCGTCCGAGACGGTCGGGCGCGGTGCCGACATCGCGGAAGTCGGCGACCTACACTCCGAGGCTGAGCGACGCCTCTACTCGGCCATGGTGCGGCGCAACCTGCCCGTCCAGCTCAAGCCGATCATCGAAGGCTACGAGCTTGACTTCGCGATCCAGACTCCCACCGGACTCGTCGACATCGAGGTCGACGGCGACCACCACTCAGACGAACGCGGACGCCAACGTCGCCAAGACCTCGCCCGCGACGCCGTCCTGAACGCCATCAACATCCGCGTCATCCGCGTACCCGCTTGGAGCGCACTGAGCGAACCCGACTCCGCCGCCCGAAAGATCGCCGGTCTACTCACTCCGTGA
- a CDS encoding helix-turn-helix domain-containing protein encodes MTLNTHTFRLVQSEAASPTRRAAAPEPQVINLTVPAEQLLLTVVEAAHRLGISRSLMYELIAAGEIQTVHIRRLCKIDVRSIDAFIQSRIAAESVPSQIAMDR; translated from the coding sequence ATGACCCTGAACACCCACACGTTCCGGCTGGTCCAGTCCGAGGCAGCAAGTCCCACACGCCGAGCCGCCGCTCCCGAACCCCAGGTGATCAACCTGACAGTTCCTGCGGAGCAGCTGCTGCTGACGGTCGTCGAAGCCGCACACCGGCTGGGCATCAGCCGAAGCCTGATGTACGAGCTGATCGCTGCCGGCGAGATTCAGACCGTCCACATCCGGCGGCTGTGCAAGATCGACGTACGGTCGATCGACGCGTTCATTCAGAGCCGGATCGCGGCGGAGTCGGTGCCGAGTCAGATCGCGATGGACAGGTAG
- a CDS encoding SAF domain-containing protein: protein MVALASALAIVGALGASWLVGSAGDRVAVVALARDVAYGSAIESTDLTVTDVAVDGSVATVPASDVDAVVGKFAAGDLVAGALLARKQVTSEIPPAAGQVLVPLPVSANRLPAGGLRPRDRVLIVDTPTADADPPTTAPSSVEAEVMRIGSADLNGVSVVDVVAPTRDGPTLAARAATGRFALVVLPRQVP from the coding sequence GTGGTCGCGCTTGCTTCGGCCCTCGCGATCGTCGGGGCACTGGGTGCGTCGTGGTTGGTCGGATCCGCGGGGGACCGGGTCGCAGTCGTCGCGCTCGCACGTGATGTCGCCTACGGATCCGCGATCGAGAGCACCGACCTGACGGTGACCGACGTCGCAGTCGACGGGAGCGTCGCGACGGTCCCCGCGTCCGACGTCGACGCGGTCGTGGGTAAGTTCGCCGCAGGCGACCTCGTCGCAGGGGCTCTACTCGCGCGGAAACAGGTCACCAGCGAGATCCCACCAGCGGCCGGCCAGGTGCTCGTCCCTCTGCCAGTATCCGCGAATAGGCTCCCCGCCGGCGGCCTGCGACCCCGAGACCGGGTGCTCATCGTCGACACCCCGACCGCCGACGCCGACCCACCGACCACCGCGCCGAGCTCCGTCGAAGCTGAAGTGATGCGCATCGGTTCGGCGGACCTGAACGGTGTGAGCGTCGTCGACGTCGTCGCCCCAACCCGGGATGGACCGACCCTGGCCGCGCGCGCGGCAACGGGAAGGTTTGCGCTCGTCGTCTTGCCTCGGCAGGTGCCGTGA
- a CDS encoding CpaF family protein: MIRAGDVPWSAQEVSDIEDAVMAALFGLGRLQPLIDDPDIENIEINGCDQVWLSYADGHDEQGPPIADSDTELIELLQLLAGRTGSAERTFTTAHPSLHLRLDDGSRLAAMAWTSPRPQVVIRRHRVRDVDLDGLIALGTLDTALVGFLRAALRAGKNIVVTGLQNAGKTTLIRALANEFAPMERFATIEKEFELYLHDLPDRHPRVMALEAREGSSEKDVVGHRAGEVTLTDLLTDALRMNLRRIIVGEVRGAEVIPMLEAMSTGDGSLCTIHARSAHHAVDRIVTLCLSTGGGMTDTFAYRLLAGSVDLLVHLDLVDESAIGGRKHRFLSQILEVNGLGETSRPTTTEVFGPGADGRAVPKHRPACLAELVRRGLDPAFFDHPHGTWDRPLNLVWGAS; this comes from the coding sequence ATGATCCGCGCCGGGGACGTGCCGTGGTCGGCGCAGGAGGTCTCCGACATCGAGGACGCCGTGATGGCGGCCCTGTTCGGGTTGGGCCGGCTCCAGCCACTGATCGACGACCCGGACATCGAGAACATCGAGATCAACGGATGCGACCAGGTGTGGCTGTCGTACGCCGACGGGCACGACGAGCAGGGCCCGCCCATCGCGGACTCCGACACCGAGCTGATCGAGCTGCTCCAGCTGCTCGCCGGGCGCACTGGTTCTGCGGAGCGAACCTTCACTACGGCGCACCCCTCCCTACATCTGCGCCTGGACGACGGGTCCCGGTTGGCGGCGATGGCATGGACCTCGCCGCGCCCGCAGGTCGTGATCCGCCGGCACCGCGTACGCGACGTCGACCTCGACGGCCTTATCGCACTCGGCACCCTCGACACCGCGCTGGTCGGGTTCCTGCGGGCCGCGCTGCGCGCGGGCAAGAACATCGTGGTCACCGGCCTGCAGAACGCCGGCAAGACGACGCTGATCCGGGCGTTGGCGAACGAGTTCGCCCCGATGGAACGGTTCGCGACCATCGAGAAGGAGTTCGAGCTGTACCTGCACGACCTACCCGACCGGCACCCGAGAGTGATGGCCCTCGAGGCACGCGAAGGCTCCAGCGAGAAGGACGTCGTCGGGCACCGGGCAGGGGAGGTCACGCTGACGGATCTGCTGACGGATGCCCTGCGGATGAACCTGCGGCGGATCATCGTCGGCGAGGTCCGCGGCGCGGAGGTCATCCCGATGCTCGAGGCGATGAGCACGGGGGACGGGTCGCTGTGCACGATCCACGCCCGGTCCGCTCACCACGCGGTGGACCGGATCGTGACGCTATGCCTGTCGACCGGCGGCGGGATGACCGACACCTTCGCGTACCGGCTGCTCGCCGGCTCGGTCGACCTGCTCGTGCACCTGGACCTCGTCGACGAGTCCGCGATCGGCGGTCGCAAGCATCGGTTCTTGTCCCAGATCCTCGAGGTCAACGGCCTCGGCGAGACGAGTAGGCCGACGACGACCGAGGTCTTCGGGCCCGGCGCGGACGGCCGCGCGGTGCCCAAGCATCGGCCCGCGTGCCTGGCCGAGCTGGTCCGGCGCGGGCTCGACCCAGCGTTCTTCGACCACCCTCACGGCACCTGGGACCGGCCCCTCAACCTCGTGTGGGGTGCGTCATGA
- a CDS encoding type II secretion system F family protein, with translation MRTVLAALFGGMIGVGVWLGVMGMTRVSAAPSPRPLIRRRRRDAVGRGRSQRPRSTRWAIALGAGLLGWAVTGWPVVALIAAAMVRGLPVLLGTAKAAGRVIDRVEGIEEWTRRLGDLLVTGIGLEQAITDSVRSCPAIIAGEVGALANRIHARWPAETALRAFAADLDDGAGDLVACALILAARRRGPGLARVLSSVADSVSEDVAVRRKIEAERAKPRATARAVTIITLAVVAGGALTGDYLTPYGTPLGQLILIVLTCGFVGCLAWMRSMTVTRPEPRFLASPVGVEVGAGRLGKVSSS, from the coding sequence ATGAGAACCGTTCTGGCGGCACTGTTCGGGGGCATGATCGGCGTCGGCGTCTGGCTGGGCGTGATGGGGATGACGCGCGTTTCCGCCGCTCCATCACCCCGGCCGCTGATCCGCCGGCGACGGCGCGATGCGGTTGGTCGTGGCCGCAGCCAGCGGCCGCGCTCGACGCGCTGGGCGATCGCCCTCGGCGCTGGATTGCTCGGGTGGGCGGTGACGGGATGGCCAGTGGTCGCGCTGATCGCCGCGGCCATGGTGCGCGGGCTGCCCGTGCTGCTGGGCACCGCGAAGGCCGCCGGCCGGGTCATCGATCGAGTCGAGGGGATCGAGGAGTGGACCCGGCGCCTGGGCGACCTGCTGGTCACCGGAATCGGTCTCGAACAGGCGATCACCGACTCGGTGCGCAGCTGCCCGGCCATCATCGCCGGCGAGGTCGGAGCCCTGGCGAACCGTATCCATGCCCGTTGGCCCGCCGAGACTGCGCTGCGAGCGTTTGCCGCTGACCTCGACGACGGGGCTGGCGACCTCGTCGCCTGCGCCCTGATCCTGGCCGCACGCCGCCGCGGGCCGGGTCTGGCCCGGGTCCTCAGTTCGGTGGCCGACTCGGTCTCCGAGGATGTCGCGGTCCGGCGCAAGATCGAAGCCGAACGTGCGAAGCCTCGCGCGACCGCACGCGCCGTCACGATCATCACCCTCGCGGTGGTCGCGGGCGGGGCACTGACGGGGGACTACCTCACCCCGTACGGCACTCCGCTCGGGCAGCTGATTCTCATCGTGCTCACGTGCGGTTTCGTGGGGTGCTTGGCATGGATGAGGTCCATGACCGTCACTCGACCCGAGCCCAGATTCTTGGCGTCTCCGGTCGGCGTCGAAGTCGGCGCAGGCCGGCTCGGGAAGGTGAGCAGCTCATGA